From a region of the Scyliorhinus torazame isolate Kashiwa2021f chromosome 15, sScyTor2.1, whole genome shotgun sequence genome:
- the ing1 gene encoding inhibitor of growth protein 1 isoform X3, translated as MQNTKVDIKEILWQYLEEDLYILKELDEYYEKHKRETDVVQRRRILHYIQRALIRSQELGDEKIQIVNQMVELVENRSRQVESHVELFENCAESNDSNNKSSLERSRSEGTTPVEKPSAKRSRRQRNNENRENTSSNHDHEESSAGMPKEKKAKTSKKKKRSKAKAEREASPADLPIDPNEPTYCLCNQVSYGEMIGCDNEECPIEWFHFSCVSLNHKPKGKWYCPKCRGENEKTMDKALEKSKKERAYTR; from the exons GTGGATATCAAGGAGATCCTGTGGCAGTATCTCGAAGAAGATTTGT ACATCCTGAAGGAGTTGGATGAATATTACGAGAAGCACAAGCGGGAGACCGATGTGGTTCAGCGCAGACGGATCCTCCATTACATCCAGCGGGCTCTCATCCGGAGCCAGGAGCTCGGTGACGAGAAAATCCAGATTGTTAACCAGATGGTGGAGCTGGTGGAGAACCGCAGCCGGCAAGTGGAGAGCCACGTCGAGCTCTTTGAAAATTGTGCCGAGAGCAACGACTCCAACAACAAGTCCTCACTGGAGAGATCCAGGAGTGAGGGCACGACACCGGTAGAGAAACCCAGTGCCAAGAGGTCCAGGAGGCAGCGTAACAACGAGAACCGAGAGAACACCTCCAGCAACCACGACCACGAGGAGAGCAGTGCCGGAATGCCAAAGGAGAAGAAAGCCAAGACCTCCAAGAAGAAGAAGAGATCCAAAGCCAAGGCGGAGAGGGAAGCATCCCCGGCGGACCTTCCCATTGACCCCAATGAGCCCACTTACTGCCTGTGCAACCAGGTTTCCTACGGTGAGATGATTGGCTGTGACAATGAGGAGTGCCCCATCGAATGGTTCCACTTCTCCTGTGTGAGCTTGAACCACAAGCCCAAGGGAAAATGGTACTGTCCCAAATGCAGGGGAGAGAATGAGAAAACCATGGACAAAGCATTGGAAAAATCCAAAAAGGAAAGGGCCTACACCAGGTAG
- the ing1 gene encoding inhibitor of growth protein 1 isoform X1, translated as MGNKNQHTQYKICFGSTEGVPHCQRVSTEEAPHCQWVSTEEAPHCQRVDIKEILWQYLEEDLYILKELDEYYEKHKRETDVVQRRRILHYIQRALIRSQELGDEKIQIVNQMVELVENRSRQVESHVELFENCAESNDSNNKSSLERSRSEGTTPVEKPSAKRSRRQRNNENRENTSSNHDHEESSAGMPKEKKAKTSKKKKRSKAKAEREASPADLPIDPNEPTYCLCNQVSYGEMIGCDNEECPIEWFHFSCVSLNHKPKGKWYCPKCRGENEKTMDKALEKSKKERAYTR; from the exons ATGGGAAATAAAAACCAACACACACAATATAAAATCTGCTttggcagtaccgagggagtgccgcactgtcaaagggtcagtactgaggaagcgccgcactgtcagtgggtcagtactgaggaagcgccgcactgtcagagg GTGGATATCAAGGAGATCCTGTGGCAGTATCTCGAAGAAGATTTGT ACATCCTGAAGGAGTTGGATGAATATTACGAGAAGCACAAGCGGGAGACCGATGTGGTTCAGCGCAGACGGATCCTCCATTACATCCAGCGGGCTCTCATCCGGAGCCAGGAGCTCGGTGACGAGAAAATCCAGATTGTTAACCAGATGGTGGAGCTGGTGGAGAACCGCAGCCGGCAAGTGGAGAGCCACGTCGAGCTCTTTGAAAATTGTGCCGAGAGCAACGACTCCAACAACAAGTCCTCACTGGAGAGATCCAGGAGTGAGGGCACGACACCGGTAGAGAAACCCAGTGCCAAGAGGTCCAGGAGGCAGCGTAACAACGAGAACCGAGAGAACACCTCCAGCAACCACGACCACGAGGAGAGCAGTGCCGGAATGCCAAAGGAGAAGAAAGCCAAGACCTCCAAGAAGAAGAAGAGATCCAAAGCCAAGGCGGAGAGGGAAGCATCCCCGGCGGACCTTCCCATTGACCCCAATGAGCCCACTTACTGCCTGTGCAACCAGGTTTCCTACGGTGAGATGATTGGCTGTGACAATGAGGAGTGCCCCATCGAATGGTTCCACTTCTCCTGTGTGAGCTTGAACCACAAGCCCAAGGGAAAATGGTACTGTCCCAAATGCAGGGGAGAGAATGAGAAAACCATGGACAAAGCATTGGAAAAATCCAAAAAGGAAAGGGCCTACACCAGGTAG